GAATCCGCGCAGGCGGCGCAGCCACACGGGCGGCTCGTAGTGGGAGTCGCGTCCGCCCGGCGGGACGGGCGGGGCCCCCGCGGGGCTGGGCGGCGGCGTCGCGGTACTGGTCACCGGGTCATCGTAGGGAACGCCCCTGTGCGAGCCCCAGTCCCCACGAGCCCCAATGATGCGAGCCCCGGTCCCCACGAGCCCCAATGAGAGGATGGGCCGGTGACAGCTGACCAGCCCCGCGGCGTTGAAGCCTCTCCCTCCCACGGCGTACTCGTCCTCGCCGGGACGCCCATCGGCGATCTCGCCGACGCCCCGCCCCGGCTCGCGGCCGAGCTGGAGCGGGCGGACGTGATCGCCGCCGAGGACACCCGGCGGCTGCGCCGCCTCACGCAGGGGCTCGGCGTGCACACCACCGGGCGCGTCCTGTCGTACTTCGAGGGCAACGAGTCCGCCCGCACCCCCGAACTGGTCGAGGCCCTGGAGGCCGGCCGGCGGGTGCTGCTGGTCACCGACGCCGGGATGCCCTCGGTCTCCGACCCCGGCTACCGGCTGGTCGCGGCCGCCGTGGAGAAGGACATCAAGGTCACGGCCGTCCCCGGGCCGTCCGCCGTGCTCACCGCGCTCGCCCTGTCAGGGCTCCCCGTGGACCGCTTCTGCTTCGAGGGCTTCCTGCCGCGCAAGGCGGGCGAGCGCCTCGGCCGGCTCCGCGAGGTGGAGGGCGAGCGGCGCACGCTCGTCTACTTCGAGGCCCCGCACCGGCTCGACGACACCCTGGCGGCCATGGCCGAGGTGTTCGGCGCCGGCCGGCGGGCCGCCGTGTGCCGGGAGCTGACCAAGACCTACGAGGAGGTCAAGCGCGGCGGACTCGGCGAGCTGGCCGCGTGGGCGGCCGAGGGGGTGCGCGGGGAGATCACGGTCGTGGTCGAAGGCGCCCCGGCGGCCGCGCCCGGCGACGTGGACGACGAGGAGCTGGTGCGCCGGGTGCGGGTGCGCGAGGAGGCCGGCGAGCGCCGCAAGGAGGCCATCGCTGCGGTCGCGATGGAGGCCGGCGTACCCAAGCGCGAGGTCTTCGATGCGGTGGTCGCGGCAAAGAACGCGGCACAAAAGGTGCCGTAAGTCGGTAAAGAGCTAACCTGAAAAGCAAAGCTCAGACCGCGCACCGGGCGCTTTGGGGAATGACTGGCCCAAAGACCGTCCAACAGTAGACAGGGCCTGATGCGCTCCCGCCCGAAGAGGCGTCCACTGGCAATGGCACCAGTGGAACAAGAGGAGCTGGCATGAGTGAGATCGCAGACACCCCGGTACCCGTCACCGCCACCGGCCCGGCCGCCGTTTCCGCGTCCGGCGTGCAGACCGTGCACGAGGCGTACTCCTTCGCGTGCATGAAGTGCGGCTACGGCTGGGAGCAGTCCTACGCGATAGAGCACCACGTCGACGGCAAGGGCCAGCCCTTCATCATGTACACGGTGAAGGGGGAGCGGGTGCCCTCTCCGCTGTCGAACCCGACCTGCCTGAACTGCGGCGCGCACGTCGTACGGATCATGCGCGAGGGTCAGGTCTCCTCGGTGCTCGGCACGATCGACCGGCTCTACCACCACCGCATCGCCCCCGGGATCGCCGGACCGGTGCCGGCCGGCGAGAACGTCCCGAAGCCGCACCGGACCGTCCCGTCGCACGACTCCCCCGGACCCGTCGCCGTCGGCGCGGCCGGGGAGCGCCGCGGCCTGCTCTCCCGCCTGATCGGACTCTTGCGGCGCTGATGCGCGGTCATAAGATCGGCTCATGAGCCCTGCTGAAAAGGACGTACCGCCCCCGCTGCCCGCACCGCTGCGGGTGGCGGTGGCCGACTCGCACACCCACCTCGACATGCAGTCCGGCACCGTCGAGGAGGGCCTCGCCAAGGCCGCCTCGGTGGGCGTGACCACCGTCGTCCAGGTGGGCTGCGACGTGAAGGGCTCGCGCTGGGCCGCCGAGACCGCGGCCGTCTTCGAGAACGTCCACGCCGCCGTGGCCCTGCACCCGAACGAGGCCCCCCGCATCGTGCACGGCGATCCTGGGGGCACCTCCCAGCCCGCTAGGGCTGGGGGAGGCTGGTCGCGCCAGGGCGCGCGCCCCGGCGGCGGCGAGGCGGCGCTCGACGAGGCGCTCGCCGAGATCGAGGCGCTGGCCGCGCTGGACCACGTCAAGGCGGTCGGCGAGACCGGCCTGGACTACTTCCGCACCGGCCCCGAGGGAATGGCCGCGCAGGAGCGTTCCTTCCGGGCCCACATCGAGATCGCCAAGCGGCAGGGCAAGGCGCTGGTCATCCACGACCGCGACGCCCACGCCGACGTGCTGCGCGTGCTGCGGGAGGAGGGCGCCCCCGAGCGGACCGTCTTCCACTGCTACTCCGGTGACGCCGAGATGGCCCGCGAGTGCGCCGCCGCCGGCTACTACATGTCCTTCGCCGGGACCGTCACCTTCAAGAACGCCGCACCGCTGCGCGAGGCCCTGGCGGTGGCCCCGCTGGAGCTGGTGCTGGTGGAGACCGACGCCCCGTACCTCACTCCGGCGCCTTACCGCGGACGGCCCAACGCCCCGTACCTCATTCCGCTGACGGTACGGGCCATGGCGGCGGTGCGCGGCATCGACGAGGACGCCATGGCCACGGCCCTGGCCGCCAACACGGCGCGCGCTTTCGGCTACTGACCGGCCCGCCGCCCCGCCTCCCGCACCGCTCACACACCCGTTCGTCCGACACGCTGGGTAGTCGAACGGCTTTGGCGCGTGACGGCCGCTCCCGCTAGGGTGCCGTGCCCCAACCCGCCGGGGCCGGACCAGTGGAGCGAGCGACGTGAGCGATACGCAGGGCAGTCACCGCCGTGTGTCCTGGCCGGAGGCGCAGCCGGACCCGGGCCCGGACCCCGGCCCGGACCCCGACCCAGGGCGGGCCTCCGAGCCCGGGGTCCCCGCCCCCCGCGGCGAGGGCCGGCGGGCCGCGCGGCGCCGCGCGGCGGCCCCCGCCGAGACCCCGCCGCCACCCGCCCCGGACCCCGCCCAGCCCGGCGGCCGGCGCCGCGCCCCGAACCGCCGCCGCGCCGCCCCCGCGCAACCCCCGGCCCCGATCCCCGCCCCGATCCCCGCCCCGGCCCCGGCCCCGGACGCGGACCCCGGCAGCGGCAGCGCCGGCGCCCGCCCGCCCGGCGGCGGGTCCGGCCGCCGCAGGCGCTCCGTACGCAACCCGGCCGGCCCCGGCGCCGCCGCCCGCGACAGCTGGCGGCGCATCGTCCCGCAGGCGCTGGTCGTCGCCTTCCTCGCGGGCGGCACCACCGCCTTCGTCGCCGCCGACAAAGCGGTCCGCCTCACCGTCGACGGAGTGCCCCGCACCCTGCACACCTTCGCCGGGAGCGTGGACGAACTCCTCGACGCCGAAGGCCTCGGCGTCGGCCCCCACGACCTCGTCGCCCCCGCCCGGGGATCGGTCCTCGACGACGGCCAGCAGGTCGTCGTCCGCTACGGCCGCCCCCTGCGGCTCACCCTCGACGGCACCAGCCGCCAGGTGTGGACCACCGCCCGCACCGTCGACGGCGCCCTGCGCCAGCTCGGCGTCCGCGTCGAGGGCGCCTACCTCTCCGCCCCCCGCACCGCCCCCGTCCCGCGCACCGGCCTCACCCTCGGCGTGCGCACCGAACGCGGCGTCACCTTCATGGCCGACGGCCGCGAACGCACCATCCGCACCAACGCCGCCACCGTCCAGGAGGCCCTGGACCAGGCCGGCATCACCCTCCAGGGCCAGGACACCACCTCCGTCCCCCCGGACTCCTTCCCCCGCGACGGCCAGACCGTGACCGTCCTGCGCATCACCGGCACCCGCGAGGTCCGCGAGGAACGCATCCCGTACGAGACCGAACGGGTGGAGGACGCCGCCCTCTTCGCCGGCACCGAGGTCGTCGAGCGCGTCGGGCGGCCCGGGGCGCGCAGGGTCACGTACGCCCTGCGCACCGTCAACGGGGTCCGCCAGCAGCCCCGGAAGATCGCCGAGGAGGTGGTCCGCGAGCCCGTCAGCCAGCGGGTCCTGGTCGGCACGAAGCCGCTGCCCACCTCCGTCGCCGGAGCCGACGGCCTCGACTGGGCCGCGCTGGCCCAGTGCGAGTCCGGCGGCCGCCCCGCCGCCACCGACGCCTCGGGCACCTACGGCGGCCTCTACCAGTTCGACGTACGCACCTGGCAGGGCCTCGGCGGCAGCGGCCGCCCGCAGGACGCCCCCGCCTCGGAGCAGACGTACCGGGCCAAGAAGCTCTACGTGCAGCGGGGGGCGAGTCCGTGGCCGCACTGCGGCCGTAGGCTTGAGCGGTGAGCACCGCAGAGCAGCAGCCCCACCAGGCCCCCGAGGCCCCCTCCGACGCCCTACTCGGGCCGGCCGACATCCGAGAGCTGGCCAGCGTCCTCGGCGTACGCCCGACGAAGCAGAAGGGCCAGAACTTCGTCATCGACGCCAACACGGTGCGCCGGATCGTGCGCACCGCCGGGGTGCGTCCGGACGATGTGGTCGTCGAGGTCGGCCCGGGCCTGGGCTCGCTGACGCTCGCCCTGCTGGAGGCCGCCGACCGGGTGACCGCCGTCGAGATCGACGACGTCCTGGCCGCCGCGCTGCCCGCCACCATCGAGGCGCGGATGCCGCACCGCAAGGACCGCTTCGCGCTGGTCCACTCCGACGCGATGCTCGTCACCGAACTGCCCGGCCCGGCGCCGACCGCGCTCGTCGCGAACCTCCCGTACAACGTGGCCGTGCCGGTCCTGCTGACCATGCTCGACCGCTTCCCGAGCATCGAGCGGACCCTCGTCATGGTCCAGTCCGAGGTCGCCGACCGGCTCGCCGCCCGTCCGGGCAACAAGGTCTACGGAGTCCCCTCGGTCAAGGCGGCCTGGTACGCGGAGGTCAAGCGGGCCGGGGCCATCGGCCGCAACGTCTTCTGGCCCGCGCCGAATGTCGACTCGGGACTCGTCTCGCTCGTACGGCGCACCGAGCCGGTCAAGACCACCGCCTCCAAGGCCGAGGTCTTCGCGGTCGTCGACGCGGCCTTCGCGCAGCGGCGCAAGGGCCTGCGCGCCGCGCTGGCCGGCTGGGCCGGCTCCGCCGCGGCCGCCGAGACGGCGCTGGTCGCCGCCGGCATCTCCCCGCTCGCGCGCGGGGAATCCCTGACGGTGGAGCAGTTCGCGGCGATCGCCGAGCACAAGCCCGCGGCCCCGAGGCCCGCGCTGTGAGCGTGACGGTACGCGTCCCCGCGAAGGTCAACGTCCAGCTGGCGGTGGGCGCCGCCCGCCCCGACGGCTTCCACGACCTGGCCAACGTCTTCCTGGCCGTGTCCCTCTTCGACGAGGTGACCGCGGCCCCGGCCGCGGAACTGACGGTCACCTGCGAAGGCCCGGACCGCGACCAGGTGCCGCTGGACCGCAGCAACCTCGCGGCGCGCGCCGCCGAGACCCTGGCGGCCCGGGCCGGCATCGAGCCTGCCGTGCACCTGCACATCGCCAAGAACATCCCGGTCGCCGGCGGCATGGCCGGCGGCAGCGCGGACGGGGCGGCCGCCCTGCTGGCCTGCGACCGGCTGTGGGGGCTCGACACCCCGCGCGAGGAACTGCTGGCCATCTGCGCCGAGCTGGGCAGCGACGTCCCCTTCAGCCTCGTCGGGGGCGCGGCGCTGGGCACCGGACGCGGCGAGTTCCTCACCCCGGTGGCCGCCGGGGAGTTCCACTGGGTGTTCGCGGTCGCCGAAGGCGGCCTCTCCACCCCGGCGGTGTTCCGTGAGTTCGACCGGCTGACCGCCGGTACGGACGTCCCCGAGCCGCAGGCCTCCCCGGCGCTGCTGGCGGCCCTCGCCTCGGGCGACGCGGACGCGCTGGCCGCGGTCCTGGCCGGGTCCAACGGGCTCCAGCCGGCCGCGCTCTCCCTGCGCCCGCAGCTGGCCGACACCCTCGCCGCGGGCACCGACGCGGGGGCACTGGCCGGGCTGGTCTCCGGCTCGGGGCCGACGACGGCCTTCCTGGTGCGGGACCCGGAATCCGCCGCCAAGGTCGCCGCCGCGCTGGAGGCCTCGGGCACCTGCCGCGCCACCCGGGTCACCTCCTCCCCGGCCCCGGGGGCCACCGTCCTGCCGTAGACCCTGTCGTCAAAGCCCCGCCCGCCCCCGGCCGCGCCGTACCTAGGCCCGGGATGAGTACCCGCACCCTGTCGTGGGCCGGGGCCGGGCGGCGACCGTGGGGGCATGACAGTCAGCGCACGCGGCATGGCCGCCGCCACGCCCGCCTCGCGGGACCGCTACGTGGACCTGCTCCGGGTCGCCTCCCTCGCCACCGTCGTGCTCGGCCACTGGCTGATGGCCGCCGTCAGCGGCGAGGGCATAGGGAACCTGCTCGCGCTGGTGCCCCCGCTCCAGGTGCTCACCTGGGGGCTCCAGGTGATGCCGGTCTTCTTCTTCGTCGGCGGGTTCTCGCACGCCCTGTCGTACCGGTCGCTGGAGCGCCGCGGCGAGGGGCGTCCCGTCTACGCCGTCTTCCTGCGCGCCCGCCTCCAGCGGCTGCTGCGCCCCACCCTCGTCTTCGTCCTCGTCTGGGCCGCGCTCGCGCTCGCCGTACAGCTCGCCGGCGGGGGCGGCGGCCGGCTGACAGGGGCCGCGCTGCGGATGGTCACGCAGCCGCTGTGGTTCATCGGGATCTACCTGGCGATGGTGGCCTTCACCCCGCCCCTGCTGAAGCTGCACCGGCGCTGGGGCTGGGGCGCCTTCGCCGCGCTGGTGGCCGCGGCCGCGCTGGTCGACGTACTGCGCTTCGCGCTCGGCGTCCCGTACGTGGAGTTCCTGAACTTCGGCTTCGTCTGGCTCGCCGTGCACCAGCTCGGCTTCCTGCGCGCCGACGGCCGCATCACCAGGCCCGCCCTCCTCGGCGCCGCCGGGCTCGCCGGGGCCGTGCTGCTCGTCGCGGCCGGGCCGTACCCGCTGTCCATGGTCGGGATGCCCGGGGAGAAGGTGTCCAACATGGCCCCGCCCACCCTCGCCCTGCTCTGCCACGGCATGTGGCTGGCCGGCGCCGTCCAGCTCTTCGCGAAGCCCGCGGCGGCCTGGCTCGCCCGGCCCCGAGTCTGGCGCGGGGTGGTCGCCGCCAACGGGATCGCCATGACCGCCTTCCTCTGGCACCTCACCGCCATGCTCGCCGTGTACGCCGCCCAGCTCGCCCTGGGCCTGCGCCTGCCCGAGCCCGCCACCGCCGCCTGGTGGGCGCAGGTGCCGCCGCGGATCCTCCTCGCGGCCGCCCTCACCGCCCTGCTCGTGGCCTGCTTCCGCCGCTTCGAGGCGCCGCGGACCCCGAACGCCGCCCCCGGCAG
The Streptomyces sp. NBC_00091 genome window above contains:
- a CDS encoding ubiquitin-like domain-containing protein, producing MSDTQGSHRRVSWPEAQPDPGPDPGPDPDPGRASEPGVPAPRGEGRRAARRRAAAPAETPPPPAPDPAQPGGRRRAPNRRRAAPAQPPAPIPAPIPAPAPAPDADPGSGSAGARPPGGGSGRRRRSVRNPAGPGAAARDSWRRIVPQALVVAFLAGGTTAFVAADKAVRLTVDGVPRTLHTFAGSVDELLDAEGLGVGPHDLVAPARGSVLDDGQQVVVRYGRPLRLTLDGTSRQVWTTARTVDGALRQLGVRVEGAYLSAPRTAPVPRTGLTLGVRTERGVTFMADGRERTIRTNAATVQEALDQAGITLQGQDTTSVPPDSFPRDGQTVTVLRITGTREVREERIPYETERVEDAALFAGTEVVERVGRPGARRVTYALRTVNGVRQQPRKIAEEVVREPVSQRVLVGTKPLPTSVAGADGLDWAALAQCESGGRPAATDASGTYGGLYQFDVRTWQGLGGSGRPQDAPASEQTYRAKKLYVQRGASPWPHCGRRLER
- the rsmA gene encoding 16S rRNA (adenine(1518)-N(6)/adenine(1519)-N(6))-dimethyltransferase RsmA, translating into MSTAEQQPHQAPEAPSDALLGPADIRELASVLGVRPTKQKGQNFVIDANTVRRIVRTAGVRPDDVVVEVGPGLGSLTLALLEAADRVTAVEIDDVLAAALPATIEARMPHRKDRFALVHSDAMLVTELPGPAPTALVANLPYNVAVPVLLTMLDRFPSIERTLVMVQSEVADRLAARPGNKVYGVPSVKAAWYAEVKRAGAIGRNVFWPAPNVDSGLVSLVRRTEPVKTTASKAEVFAVVDAAFAQRRKGLRAALAGWAGSAAAAETALVAAGISPLARGESLTVEQFAAIAEHKPAAPRPAL
- the rsmI gene encoding 16S rRNA (cytidine(1402)-2'-O)-methyltransferase; translation: MTADQPRGVEASPSHGVLVLAGTPIGDLADAPPRLAAELERADVIAAEDTRRLRRLTQGLGVHTTGRVLSYFEGNESARTPELVEALEAGRRVLLVTDAGMPSVSDPGYRLVAAAVEKDIKVTAVPGPSAVLTALALSGLPVDRFCFEGFLPRKAGERLGRLREVEGERRTLVYFEAPHRLDDTLAAMAEVFGAGRRAAVCRELTKTYEEVKRGGLGELAAWAAEGVRGEITVVVEGAPAAAPGDVDDEELVRRVRVREEAGERRKEAIAAVAMEAGVPKREVFDAVVAAKNAAQKVP
- a CDS encoding acyltransferase, with product MTVSARGMAAATPASRDRYVDLLRVASLATVVLGHWLMAAVSGEGIGNLLALVPPLQVLTWGLQVMPVFFFVGGFSHALSYRSLERRGEGRPVYAVFLRARLQRLLRPTLVFVLVWAALALAVQLAGGGGGRLTGAALRMVTQPLWFIGIYLAMVAFTPPLLKLHRRWGWGAFAALVAAAALVDVLRFALGVPYVEFLNFGFVWLAVHQLGFLRADGRITRPALLGAAGLAGAVLLVAAGPYPLSMVGMPGEKVSNMAPPTLALLCHGMWLAGAVQLFAKPAAAWLARPRVWRGVVAANGIAMTAFLWHLTAMLAVYAAQLALGLRLPEPATAAWWAQVPPRILLAAALTALLVACFRRFEAPRTPNAAPGSGPAAALGTTLCLLGILGLSMTGLGGLLEGHSATLIALPVTAPAAIGMALAGAWLVERSVSARRVRLRG
- a CDS encoding TatD family hydrolase; this translates as MSPAEKDVPPPLPAPLRVAVADSHTHLDMQSGTVEEGLAKAASVGVTTVVQVGCDVKGSRWAAETAAVFENVHAAVALHPNEAPRIVHGDPGGTSQPARAGGGWSRQGARPGGGEAALDEALAEIEALAALDHVKAVGETGLDYFRTGPEGMAAQERSFRAHIEIAKRQGKALVIHDRDAHADVLRVLREEGAPERTVFHCYSGDAEMARECAAAGYYMSFAGTVTFKNAAPLREALAVAPLELVLVETDAPYLTPAPYRGRPNAPYLIPLTVRAMAAVRGIDEDAMATALAANTARAFGY
- a CDS encoding 4-(cytidine 5'-diphospho)-2-C-methyl-D-erythritol kinase; the encoded protein is MSVTVRVPAKVNVQLAVGAARPDGFHDLANVFLAVSLFDEVTAAPAAELTVTCEGPDRDQVPLDRSNLAARAAETLAARAGIEPAVHLHIAKNIPVAGGMAGGSADGAAALLACDRLWGLDTPREELLAICAELGSDVPFSLVGGAALGTGRGEFLTPVAAGEFHWVFAVAEGGLSTPAVFREFDRLTAGTDVPEPQASPALLAALASGDADALAAVLAGSNGLQPAALSLRPQLADTLAAGTDAGALAGLVSGSGPTTAFLVRDPESAAKVAAALEASGTCRATRVTSSPAPGATVLP